A single window of Nicotiana sylvestris chromosome 5, ASM39365v2, whole genome shotgun sequence DNA harbors:
- the LOC104224102 gene encoding pentatricopeptide repeat-containing protein At4g16470, with protein sequence MLTLSRMKSLLFPVLSRPPTGPLSFCFHFQEPIFLCRTYGVLSTFKNQPISVQTINPMNKVSSFSCSTVPNHNQIRVLHTEVSGSDSGEVHVIVGPMFAGKTTTLLKRIKSESSNGSFQGNGVKNSLYLDETIKGLCFSGRVAEAVGILCRSGVQVESETYSLVLQECIFRQAYKKGKRVHWQMMVVGFVPNEYLTIKLLILYAKAGDLDTAHIIFDKLQFKCLVSWNAMIAGYVQKGMEEIGLSLYHNMKQRGVLPDQYTFASVFRACASLAVLEQGKQAHALLIKSQISGNIVVNSALMDMYFKCSCPSDGYLVFCKSLERNVITWTALISGYGQNGRIKDVLESFHRMIDEGFRPNHITFLAVLSACSHGGLVDRGKEYFSLMMRDYGLRPRGKHYAAIVDLLGRAGRLQEAHEFVQNSRCGEHPVLWGALLGACLWNNVAEVRRLMKDSGVKKESVAIIKSDKDTRYGLDSIVTHDGDRLPCWPLANLSSFKQRCGSEAYSKLEVIGIDEAQFFEDLYDFCTEAADHDGKIVIVAGLDGDYLRRSFGSVLDIIPIADTVTKLTSRCELCGKRASFTLRKTGETRTELIAGADVYMPVCRKHYVSGQVVKEATRSVLDSQKVQCSSVL encoded by the exons ATGTTAACATTATCAAGAATGAAATCACTACTTTTCCCAGTACTTTCAAGACCCCCAACAGGTCCTTTATCGTTCTGTTTTCATTTTCAAGAACCCATTTTTCTATGCAGAACATATGGTGTTCTTAGTACTTTCAAAAACCAGCCTATTTCTGTTCAAACAATAAACCCCATGAATAAAGTTTCTTCCTTTAGCTGTTCTACTGTGCCAAACCATAATCAAATTCGGGTCTTGCATACTGAGGTCTCGGGTTCGGATTCGGGTGAAGTTCATGTGATTGTGGGTCCCATGTTTGCTGGAAAAACTACTACTCTTTTGAAGAGGATAAAGTCTGAAAGCAGCAATGGCAG TTTTCAGGGCAATGGTGTAAAGAACTCCCTCTATTTGGATGAGACAATAAAAGGTCTCTGTTTCTCTGGAAGGGTGGCTGAAGCAGTTGGAATATTATGCCGCTCTGGTGTACAGGTGGAGTCAGAAACttattcccttgttttgcaaGAGTGCATTTTCCGGCAGGCATATAAGAAAGGGAAAAGAGTCCATTGGCAAATGATGGTTGTCGGCTTTGTTCCAAATGAGTATCTGACTATTAAGTTGTTAATTTTGTATGCAAAAGCAGGAGACTTGGATACCGCACACATTATATTTGATAAGTTGCAATTCAAATGCCTGGTTTCATGGAATGCTATGATTGCAGGATACGTGCAGAAGGGTATGGAGGAAATAGGCCTGAGTCTCTACCATAATATGAAACAAAGAGGTGTACTTCCAGATCAGTACACATTTGCATCAGTCTTTAGAGCCTGTGCCTCTTTAGCAGTCCTGGAGCAGGGCAAGCAAGCACATGCGCTGTTGATTAAAAGCCAAATTAGTGGAAATATTGTAGTTAATAGTGCACTTATGGACATGTATTTCAAGTGTAGTTGTCCATCTGATGGCTATCTTGTGTTTTGTAAGTCCTTGGAAAGGAATGTGATAACATGGACTGCTTTGATATCTGGGTATGGACAAAATGGAAGAATAAAAGATGTTCTGGAATCATTTCATAGGATGATAGATGAAGGATTTAGGCCAAACCATATTACATTTCTTGCTGTTCTTTCTGCTTGTAGCCATGGGGGTTTGGTAGATAGAGGTAAGGAGTATTTTTCATTGATGATGAGAGATTATGGGCTTCGACCAAGAGGAAAACACTATGCAGCTATTGTGGATCTCCTAGGCCGTGCTGGAAGATTACAAGAGGCTCATGAGTTTGTCCAAAACTCGCGTTGCGGGGAGCACCCAGTATTATGGGGTGCCTTACTTGGGGCTT gtttatggaacaACGTTGCAGAGGTAAGGAGACTGATGAAGGACTCGGGGGTGAAAAAGGA AAGTGTGGCAATTATAAAATCGGACAAGGATACAAGATATGGGTTGGATTCCATTGTGACACATGATGGGGACAGATTGCCATGCTGGCCTTTAGCTAATCTATCGTCATTCAAACAGAGATGTGGTTCTGAAGCATACAGTAAG TTAGAGGTCATTGGCATTGACGAAGCTCAGTTTTTTGAGGATCTATATGATTTCTGCACAGAAGCTGCTGACCATGATGGCAAGATTGTGATAGTTGCTGGGTTGGATGGTGACTATCTGAG AAGAAGCTTTGGTTCAGTTCTTGACATAATACCAATTGCTGATACTGTGACCAAACTAACTTCCCGATGTGAACTTTGTGGTAAACGTGCTTCTTTTACCTTGAGGAAGACAGGGGAGACGAGAACCGAGTTGATTGCAGGAGCAGACGTATATATGCCTGTGTGCCGAAAGCACTACGTGAGTGGACAAGTTGTCAAAGAGGCTACTAGAAGTGTTCTGGATTCTCAGAAAGTTCAATGCAGCTCTGTTTTGTAA
- the LOC104224103 gene encoding putative pumilio homolog 16 has protein sequence MTRRSRLQTVETASCINAGNYVVQHVLELRDEEISSKVFSQLEKQYLTLAYKKGGSHVVEKCIESSNIGMISVVNVLLADEKSLVQLAKDPFGNYVIQKALKSTKENGEETRHQALVRVLMRHASFLLHSKPGKHVILSIKSLNPDYQTVLNSLSS, from the exons atgaccaggaggtcacggctTCAaaccgtggaaacagcctcttgcataaatgcagg GAACTATGTTGTGCAACATGTTCTTGAACTAAGAGATGAAGAGATTTCAAGTAAGGTATTCAGCCAACTTGAGAAGCAGTATTTAACACTAGCCTACAAAAAGGGTGGTAGCCATGTTGTTGAGAAATGCATTGAATCATCAAATATTGGAATGATTTCAGTGGTTAATGTTCTTCTAGCTGATGAAAAATCACTAGTTCAACTAGCCAAAGATCCCTTTGGAAATTATGTAATTCAGAAAGCATTAAAATCAACAAAA GAAAATGGAGAGGAAACGCGACATCAAGCTCTCGTTAGAGTCCTCATGCGACATGCCTCGTTTCTTTTACACAGCAAACCTGGAAAACATGTGATCTTGAGTATCAAAAGTCTAAATCCAGATTATCAGACAGTCTTGAATTCATTATCAAGCTAA